A single window of Rhodococcus jostii RHA1 DNA harbors:
- a CDS encoding TetR/AcrR family transcriptional regulator codes for MNTRSSGAVIPSVRQRILDAALEEFYTAGFHAATMRTIAKRAGCSAANVYNHFENKDELLVEILRSASDEQFTATRTALRKAGSAPAEQWTAAVVAHSLYTARNQQACLVANTELRYLDEVDRKRVVGSRDAQEHLFVTIAEAGVAGGDFYVPHVHQAVTAVLTMCAGIALWYRPDGPLSAQAVADSYGVYALNLVGYRPA; via the coding sequence ATGAACACTCGGTCAAGCGGTGCGGTGATTCCCTCCGTCCGGCAGCGGATCCTGGACGCGGCGCTGGAGGAGTTCTATACCGCCGGCTTTCATGCGGCGACCATGCGCACCATCGCCAAACGCGCGGGCTGCAGTGCCGCCAACGTGTACAACCACTTCGAGAACAAGGACGAGCTCCTGGTCGAGATTCTGCGGTCCGCCAGTGACGAGCAGTTCACCGCCACCCGGACCGCTCTGCGGAAGGCGGGGTCCGCGCCGGCGGAGCAGTGGACGGCCGCGGTGGTCGCGCATTCGCTGTACACCGCCCGTAACCAGCAAGCCTGCCTGGTGGCGAATACCGAGCTGCGGTACCTCGACGAGGTGGACCGTAAACGGGTCGTGGGCTCGCGCGACGCGCAGGAGCACCTGTTCGTCACCATCGCGGAGGCGGGTGTGGCCGGCGGTGACTTCTACGTCCCCCATGTTCACCAGGCGGTGACCGCGGTGCTCACCATGTGCGCGGGAATCGCGCTCTGGTACCGCCCGGACGGACCGTTGTCCGCGCAGGCGGTCGCGGACTCATATGGCGTTTATGCGCTCAACCTGGTCGGATACCGTCCCGCCTAA
- a CDS encoding nuclear transport factor 2 family protein: protein MSTLEERIRRLEDLEAIRYLDAQYCRHLDDGNWDALMDLFTDDGEFDGLSNPKGKSEMRAFFAGLAPGGLTAFWHFITNLEIDLDGDRATVRSFLWQPCVSDGNASIAAGRYTDEAVKVDGRWLYRVKQVRFHYFGPLAEGWDENQFALDSARRAAVNA from the coding sequence TTGAGCACCCTCGAAGAACGAATCCGCCGCCTCGAAGACCTGGAGGCCATCCGGTACCTCGACGCGCAGTACTGCCGCCATCTCGACGACGGCAACTGGGACGCCCTGATGGATCTGTTCACCGACGACGGCGAATTCGACGGGCTGTCCAACCCGAAGGGCAAGAGCGAGATGCGGGCGTTCTTCGCCGGCCTCGCCCCCGGCGGGCTCACCGCGTTCTGGCACTTCATCACCAACCTGGAAATCGACCTCGACGGCGATCGCGCCACCGTCCGCTCGTTCCTGTGGCAGCCCTGCGTGTCCGACGGCAACGCCTCCATCGCCGCCGGCCGCTACACGGACGAGGCCGTCAAAGTCGACGGCCGCTGGTTGTACCGCGTCAAGCAGGTGCGCTTCCACTACTTCGGTCCGCTCGCGGAGGGCTGGGACGAGAACCAGTTCGCGCTCGACTCGGCGCGACGTGCGGCGGTGAACGCGTGA
- a CDS encoding DUF485 domain-containing protein, giving the protein MTTESPATAASAAVWSPILVLPEFVELRRRRRAVTAGLGLIAIALFSGFLVGFAFFPEFLGDNSAFGIPLSLWVVFSQFAGTWVLVYAYFRLSRTYIQPAADAAVRAIAQRDQEVAS; this is encoded by the coding sequence GTGACCACCGAGTCCCCCGCCACCGCGGCGAGCGCAGCAGTCTGGTCACCGATTCTCGTGTTGCCGGAGTTCGTCGAACTGCGGCGTCGACGCCGGGCGGTCACTGCCGGACTCGGCCTGATCGCGATCGCACTGTTCTCAGGCTTTCTCGTCGGATTCGCGTTCTTCCCCGAATTCCTCGGCGACAACTCGGCGTTCGGCATTCCGCTGTCGCTGTGGGTGGTCTTCTCCCAGTTCGCCGGCACCTGGGTGCTCGTGTACGCGTACTTCCGGCTTTCCCGAACCTATATCCAACCCGCAGCCGATGCCGCAGTCCGGGCCATCGCGCAACGTGATCAGGAGGTTGCCTCATGA
- a CDS encoding solute symporter family protein, with protein MTGDADFLAIGICAAVISLTLWVTFAASRRSRSATGFFAAGRSITGWQNGFAIAGEFISAGSFLGTTGLIFYKGVDGAVILCTSVVSFLPVLFLLAEKMRNVGKFTLADVLVFRTGARRVRVVVALSTIVTGTFVLLAQLVAAGVLLESVSGIPFGLSVVVAGSLMGIYVFVGGMLATTWVQVIKSSILSILAIVVCLGILAKFGFSVPGMLGAATSNAAAGDAILSPGLIFGQTGAINLISYSLAFALGTAGMAHILIRFFTVPEAATARKSLGWTVALCSIFYLIVIVMGFGTAALLGPDGADRVGAGGNLAAPTLVTELGGGVGTIGGSIALAMVAAVAFASIVAVVAGVVISAAGTFAHDVWPTLTRRKSADAGTETADAREAKIARYAAVAFSVVAIGLTMAIGDTTNITYFMGMAFMVAGSAHLPSLLLSLNWRRFNSTGAVWGISVGLASTVVSLMFTEALWLGSGPAPLTIQLPVIITMPLGLAAAVIGSLAGERFHGRSVDRDEKFAEMLVRAETGIGAELAETH; from the coding sequence ATGACCGGCGACGCCGATTTCCTCGCCATCGGCATCTGCGCTGCCGTTATCTCACTCACGCTGTGGGTGACCTTCGCCGCATCGCGCCGAAGCCGGAGCGCCACCGGGTTCTTCGCTGCGGGACGCTCGATCACCGGCTGGCAGAACGGTTTCGCGATCGCCGGCGAATTCATTTCCGCCGGTAGCTTCCTGGGCACCACCGGCTTGATCTTCTACAAGGGCGTCGACGGCGCCGTCATTCTGTGCACGTCCGTGGTCTCCTTCCTCCCCGTCCTCTTCCTCCTCGCCGAGAAGATGCGGAACGTCGGAAAGTTCACGCTCGCGGATGTTCTGGTGTTCCGGACCGGCGCACGACGCGTCCGGGTGGTGGTTGCGCTCAGCACCATCGTCACCGGCACGTTCGTGCTGCTCGCCCAGCTCGTGGCGGCGGGTGTCCTGCTCGAGTCCGTCTCGGGGATCCCGTTCGGGCTCTCCGTCGTGGTGGCCGGATCACTCATGGGCATCTACGTCTTCGTCGGCGGAATGCTGGCGACCACGTGGGTTCAGGTGATCAAGTCGTCCATCCTGTCGATCCTGGCGATCGTGGTGTGCCTCGGGATCCTCGCGAAGTTTGGCTTCAGCGTGCCCGGCATGCTCGGGGCGGCAACCTCGAACGCGGCAGCCGGAGACGCGATCCTCTCGCCGGGTCTGATCTTCGGGCAGACCGGTGCGATCAACCTGATCTCGTACTCCCTGGCGTTCGCGCTCGGCACGGCCGGTATGGCACACATCCTGATTCGCTTCTTCACCGTCCCCGAGGCCGCGACGGCCCGGAAGTCACTGGGCTGGACCGTCGCACTGTGCAGCATCTTCTATCTGATCGTCATCGTCATGGGCTTCGGCACCGCCGCGCTTCTCGGTCCCGACGGGGCGGATCGTGTCGGCGCCGGCGGCAATCTCGCGGCACCCACGCTGGTCACGGAACTGGGCGGAGGCGTCGGCACCATCGGTGGTTCGATAGCGCTGGCCATGGTGGCTGCCGTCGCGTTCGCGAGCATCGTCGCCGTCGTCGCGGGCGTCGTGATCTCGGCTGCGGGAACGTTCGCCCACGACGTGTGGCCCACCCTCACCCGCCGGAAGTCGGCCGACGCCGGCACGGAGACTGCGGATGCCCGCGAGGCGAAGATCGCCCGGTATGCGGCGGTCGCGTTCAGCGTCGTCGCGATCGGACTGACGATGGCGATCGGCGACACTACAAATATCACCTACTTCATGGGTATGGCCTTCATGGTCGCCGGCAGTGCGCACCTGCCCAGCCTGCTGCTCAGCCTCAACTGGCGGCGGTTCAACAGCACAGGCGCCGTGTGGGGCATCTCGGTCGGATTGGCATCCACCGTGGTCAGCCTGATGTTCACGGAGGCGCTCTGGCTCGGTAGTGGTCCGGCGCCGCTGACCATTCAGTTGCCGGTGATCATCACGATGCCGCTCGGGTTGGCCGCCGCTGTGATCGGCTCACTCGCCGGCGAACGCTTTCACGGACGTTCGGTGGATCGAGACGAGAAGTTCGCCGAGATGCTGGTTCGAGCCGAGACCGGTATCGGCGCGGAACTCGCCGAGACGCACTAG
- a CDS encoding DUF1348 family protein, which yields MSVRPPVPPFTRDTAIAKVRAAEDGWNSRDPEKVAQAYTEDSWWRNRSTFLQGRREIVNFLAGKWDRELEYRLIKELWAHDGNRIAVRFAYEFHNTDGQWFRAYGNENWQFDDNGLMRWRHASINDVPIDESDRKFFWDMSGVRPSDHPGLSDLGL from the coding sequence ATGTCCGTTCGACCACCCGTCCCACCGTTCACGCGCGACACCGCGATCGCGAAGGTTCGCGCCGCCGAGGACGGCTGGAATTCTCGTGATCCCGAGAAGGTCGCGCAGGCTTACACCGAGGACAGTTGGTGGCGCAATCGGTCCACCTTTCTGCAAGGGCGCCGCGAGATCGTAAACTTCCTCGCCGGGAAGTGGGACCGCGAACTGGAATACCGTCTGATCAAGGAACTGTGGGCGCACGACGGGAATCGGATCGCGGTCCGGTTCGCGTACGAGTTCCACAACACCGACGGGCAGTGGTTCCGCGCGTACGGCAACGAGAACTGGCAGTTCGACGACAACGGTCTGATGCGGTGGCGTCACGCCAGCATCAACGACGTGCCGATCGACGAATCCGACCGCAAGTTCTTCTGGGACATGTCCGGCGTGCGACCGTCGGATCATCCCGGGCTGAGCGATCTCGGCCTCTGA
- a CDS encoding TetR/AcrR family transcriptional regulator, translated as MPRAVAERGDVVPVLAEVFRSHGFDGASLAVITEHTGLGKGSLYNFFPRGKDEMAEAVLDEVDAWFQTAVYLPLRGSEPAAARLERMFDEVETYFRSGRRICLFGAFALGLERDRFADRVRAYFTDWVDSLAGALADAGHGRPSRPLAEEVVAGIQGALVLARALDDPDSFTRILTRLRRSVGDPTTSRA; from the coding sequence ATGCCCCGAGCAGTAGCCGAGCGCGGCGACGTCGTCCCCGTGCTGGCGGAGGTGTTCCGATCCCACGGGTTCGACGGCGCGAGCCTGGCCGTCATCACCGAGCACACCGGACTCGGCAAAGGCAGCCTGTACAACTTCTTCCCCCGCGGCAAGGACGAGATGGCCGAGGCCGTCCTCGACGAGGTCGACGCCTGGTTCCAGACCGCCGTATACCTGCCGCTGCGCGGGTCCGAGCCCGCCGCCGCCCGTCTGGAGCGGATGTTCGACGAGGTCGAGACGTACTTCCGGTCGGGTCGCCGAATCTGCCTGTTCGGCGCGTTCGCGCTCGGCCTCGAACGCGACCGCTTCGCCGACCGGGTCCGCGCCTACTTCACCGATTGGGTCGATTCGCTCGCCGGCGCCCTCGCCGACGCCGGCCACGGCAGGCCGTCGCGGCCGCTCGCCGAGGAGGTCGTCGCGGGAATCCAGGGCGCGCTCGTCCTGGCGCGTGCCCTGGACGACCCCGACAGCTTCACGCGCATCCTCACCCGGCTACGCCGCTCGGTCGGGGATCCGACGACATCGCGCGCGTAG
- a CDS encoding putative quinol monooxygenase, with product MIFIVVNFTVKPDHADGWLDLVQPFTDATRNEPGNLWFYWSRAVEDPDLYVLVEAFRDDDAAVAHVQSEHFRNAMRELKPALAQTPRIINTTIDGTEWSLMGELEVD from the coding sequence GTGATCTTCATCGTCGTCAACTTCACCGTGAAACCGGACCACGCGGACGGCTGGCTCGACCTGGTGCAGCCGTTCACCGACGCGACCCGAAACGAACCGGGCAACCTGTGGTTCTACTGGTCGCGGGCGGTGGAGGATCCGGATCTGTACGTCCTCGTCGAAGCATTCCGTGACGACGACGCCGCCGTCGCCCACGTGCAGAGCGAGCATTTCCGGAACGCCATGCGCGAGTTGAAACCCGCCCTCGCGCAGACGCCGCGGATCATCAACACCACGATCGACGGCACCGAGTGGTCGCTGATGGGTGAACTCGAAGTCGACTGA
- a CDS encoding HAD family hydrolase yields MASDLTEFDAVIFDFSGTLFRLEEDDSWMADLTDHDGEPFDLHQQAELMRRMTAPVGQTVEMDAAEHHAWTNRDLDPRFHRQAYLDVLRKSGVAHEDQAVGLYERVIDPGCWSAYPDTAEVLASLKDRGIKVAVLSNIAFDIRPAFADLGVEHLVDAFVLSFEVGAIKPDPKIFEHALAALGSEPERTLMIGDSEEADGAARNVGCAFALVEPLPLAERPDGLRTALGAFGL; encoded by the coding sequence GTGGCTTCCGATCTCACCGAATTCGACGCAGTGATTTTCGACTTCTCCGGCACACTGTTCCGGCTGGAGGAGGACGACAGTTGGATGGCCGATCTCACCGACCACGACGGTGAACCGTTCGACCTCCACCAGCAGGCCGAGTTGATGCGGCGCATGACGGCGCCCGTCGGTCAGACCGTCGAGATGGATGCCGCCGAGCACCACGCGTGGACGAACCGCGACCTCGACCCTCGGTTCCACCGGCAGGCGTACCTCGACGTCCTGCGCAAGTCCGGGGTCGCGCACGAGGACCAGGCGGTCGGGCTGTACGAGCGGGTCATCGACCCGGGATGCTGGAGCGCATACCCCGATACCGCAGAAGTGCTTGCGTCACTGAAGGACCGGGGAATCAAGGTCGCGGTGCTGAGCAACATCGCGTTCGACATCCGGCCCGCGTTCGCGGACCTGGGAGTCGAGCATCTCGTCGACGCGTTCGTGCTGTCGTTCGAGGTGGGCGCGATCAAACCGGACCCGAAGATCTTCGAGCACGCCCTCGCCGCACTCGGTTCCGAGCCCGAACGAACTCTCATGATCGGCGACAGCGAGGAAGCCGACGGCGCGGCCCGAAACGTGGGCTGCGCGTTCGCACTCGTCGAACCCCTTCCCCTCGCGGAGCGCCCGGACGGCCTCCGAACAGCCCTCGGTGCCTTCGGCCTGTGA
- a CDS encoding diacylglycerol kinase: MRYRVVEWSTGTVGRHAIAGIDARDDLELVGVWVSNPEKVGKDAGELAGLGRELGVKATGDKAALLALKPDCIVHTAMTDDRIFDAIEDLISFLEAGINVVSSGPVLLQYPIGVVPDELVDRIHDAGEQGDASLHVNGIDPGFANDFLPLAMTSLSQRIDEVRCSEIADYSTYYQPVVMTEIFGFGKPVEETPMLFQPGVLSLAWGSVVRQIAAGLDLTLDEPLVEKFERIPAEQDLDILSCHIAKGTAAAVRFEVVGTVDGVPRVVLEHVTRTHPEQKPDWPKPTRGDGCYRIDITGEPVMTVEFTHHGEHGDHNVSGMIVTAMRLVNSVHAVVEAKPGLVTALDLPLITGRASRP, encoded by the coding sequence ATGAGATACCGCGTCGTCGAATGGTCCACCGGTACGGTCGGGCGTCACGCCATCGCAGGGATCGACGCCCGCGACGACCTCGAACTGGTCGGCGTGTGGGTGTCCAATCCGGAGAAGGTCGGGAAGGACGCCGGGGAGCTGGCCGGTCTCGGAAGAGAACTCGGGGTGAAGGCGACCGGCGACAAGGCGGCACTTCTCGCCCTGAAGCCGGACTGCATCGTGCACACCGCGATGACGGACGACCGCATCTTCGACGCCATCGAGGACCTGATCTCCTTCCTCGAGGCGGGTATCAACGTCGTGTCCTCGGGACCTGTTCTGTTGCAGTACCCGATCGGTGTGGTCCCGGACGAACTCGTCGACCGCATCCACGACGCCGGCGAGCAGGGAGACGCGAGCCTCCACGTGAACGGTATCGACCCCGGATTCGCGAACGACTTTCTGCCGCTGGCCATGACGAGCCTGTCGCAGCGGATCGACGAGGTGCGATGCTCCGAGATCGCCGACTACTCCACCTACTACCAGCCGGTGGTGATGACCGAGATCTTCGGTTTCGGTAAACCCGTCGAGGAGACGCCGATGCTGTTCCAGCCGGGCGTGCTGTCGCTGGCGTGGGGGAGCGTCGTCCGCCAGATCGCTGCGGGACTGGACCTCACGCTCGACGAACCGCTGGTGGAGAAGTTCGAACGCATCCCCGCCGAGCAGGACCTGGACATTCTCTCGTGCCACATCGCGAAGGGAACGGCGGCGGCGGTGCGGTTCGAAGTCGTCGGCACGGTCGACGGGGTGCCCCGCGTGGTCCTCGAACACGTCACCCGCACCCACCCCGAACAGAAACCGGACTGGCCGAAACCCACCCGCGGCGACGGGTGCTACCGCATCGACATCACGGGCGAGCCCGTGATGACCGTCGAGTTCACTCACCACGGCGAGCACGGCGACCACAACGTGTCAGGGATGATCGTCACCGCGATGCGGCTGGTGAATTCGGTGCACGCCGTGGTCGAGGCGAAGCCCGGGCTGGTGACCGCACTCGATCTTCCTCTCATCACCGGTCGCGCTTCGCGCCCGTGA
- a CDS encoding aminoglycoside phosphotransferase family protein, with the protein MCDVWADEFEEKLARAPHLDPSLARTGMELFRELPRTATQSRLLCTDLHPDNVLSAAREPWLVIDPKPYVGDPTYDVLQHMLDHVDRLAADPVGFASRIAGLLGLDRERLRLWLFARCVEGSIDQPRLWHIAAMLHL; encoded by the coding sequence ATGTGCGACGTGTGGGCCGACGAGTTCGAGGAGAAACTCGCCCGTGCACCGCACCTGGATCCGAGCCTGGCGCGAACCGGTATGGAGCTGTTCCGCGAACTACCCAGGACGGCAACACAGTCGCGGCTGCTGTGCACGGACCTTCACCCCGACAACGTGCTGTCTGCCGCGCGCGAGCCGTGGCTGGTGATCGATCCCAAACCGTATGTCGGCGATCCGACGTACGACGTGCTGCAGCACATGCTCGACCATGTCGACCGCCTCGCCGCCGACCCCGTCGGATTCGCGAGCCGGATAGCGGGCCTGCTCGGCCTCGACCGCGAGCGGTTGCGCCTGTGGCTGTTCGCGCGCTGCGTGGAGGGGTCGATCGACCAGCCCCGGCTCTGGCACATTGCCGCGATGCTTCACCTGTGA
- a CDS encoding alkane 1-monooxygenase produces MTTSNISRMTGEAPPEAWRDRKRYLWLMGLIPPTSLFLAAGLVWAFNQLGWSAAAPVWWWIGALLLFGLLPLLDRFFGPDGQNPPEEVMEQLENDRYYRYCTYVFIPFQMASLVFACYLWSADNLSWLGIDGGLGLVSKVGVAFTVAVMGGIGINTAHEMGHKKTELERWLAKITLAQTFYGHFYIEHNRGHHVRVATPEDPASSRFGESFWTFLPRSVWGSLKSSWELEKTRMQRLGKSTWSIHNDVLNAWLMSVALFGVLIAIFGPVVIPFLIIQAVYGFSLLETVNYLEHYGLMRQKTASGRYERCAPSHSWNSDHIVTNIFLYHLQRHSDHHANPTRRYQTLRSMDGAPNLPSGYASMITLAYFPPLWRKVMDHRVLDHYDGDITRVNIQPGKREKVLAKYSGGVR; encoded by the coding sequence GTGACGACGTCGAATATCAGCAGGATGACAGGAGAGGCACCACCGGAAGCGTGGCGTGACCGCAAGCGCTACCTGTGGTTGATGGGATTGATTCCCCCGACCTCACTGTTCCTCGCTGCGGGGCTCGTGTGGGCTTTCAACCAATTGGGATGGTCGGCGGCGGCTCCGGTGTGGTGGTGGATCGGCGCCCTGCTGCTGTTCGGACTGCTTCCACTCCTCGACAGGTTCTTCGGGCCCGACGGCCAGAACCCTCCCGAGGAAGTGATGGAACAGCTCGAGAACGACAGGTACTACCGGTACTGCACCTACGTGTTCATCCCGTTCCAGATGGCGAGCCTGGTGTTCGCGTGCTACCTCTGGTCGGCGGACAACCTCTCCTGGCTCGGCATCGACGGCGGCCTCGGGCTGGTGTCGAAGGTCGGCGTCGCGTTCACCGTCGCCGTCATGGGCGGCATCGGCATCAACACCGCACACGAGATGGGCCACAAGAAGACCGAGCTCGAACGGTGGCTGGCCAAGATCACTCTCGCGCAGACCTTCTACGGTCACTTCTACATCGAGCACAACCGTGGCCACCACGTTCGGGTTGCCACGCCGGAGGATCCGGCGAGTTCACGCTTCGGTGAGAGCTTCTGGACTTTCCTGCCCCGCAGCGTCTGGGGAAGCCTGAAGTCGTCCTGGGAGCTCGAGAAGACGCGGATGCAGCGACTCGGCAAGAGCACGTGGAGCATTCACAACGATGTGCTCAATGCCTGGCTCATGTCGGTCGCGTTGTTCGGTGTGCTCATCGCCATCTTCGGTCCGGTCGTCATCCCGTTCCTGATCATTCAGGCGGTCTACGGTTTCTCTCTCCTCGAGACGGTCAACTACCTCGAGCACTACGGCTTGATGCGTCAGAAGACCGCCAGCGGCCGCTACGAGCGCTGCGCTCCCTCACACAGCTGGAACTCCGACCACATCGTGACCAATATCTTCCTGTACCACTTGCAGCGTCACAGCGACCATCACGCGAACCCGACCAGGCGGTACCAGACGCTCCGGAGCATGGACGGCGCCCCCAACCTGCCCAGCGGCTACGCCAGCATGATCACGCTCGCGTACTTCCCGCCGCTCTGGCGCAAGGTGATGGATCACCGCGTGCTCGACCACTACGACGGCGACATCACGCGCGTGAACATCCAACCCGGCAAGCGCGAGAAGGTGCTGGCCAAGTACAGCGGCGGAGTTCGGTGA
- a CDS encoding rubredoxin, whose product MAAYQCPVCDYVYDEASGAPREGFPAGTAWADVPDDWCCPDCGVREKIDFDPKVA is encoded by the coding sequence ATGGCCGCCTACCAGTGCCCGGTCTGCGACTACGTCTACGACGAGGCGTCCGGCGCACCGCGTGAGGGATTCCCCGCCGGCACCGCGTGGGCCGATGTGCCCGACGACTGGTGCTGCCCCGACTGCGGGGTCCGCGAAAAGATCGATTTCGACCCGAAGGTGGCGTGA
- a CDS encoding rubredoxin, with translation MSTDFKLYRCAQCGFEYDEAEGWPEDGIEPGTRWDDIPEDWSCPDCGAAKADFDMVEVSRA, from the coding sequence ATGAGTACCGATTTCAAGCTCTACCGCTGCGCCCAATGCGGATTCGAATACGACGAGGCCGAGGGATGGCCGGAGGACGGCATCGAGCCCGGCACCAGGTGGGACGACATTCCCGAGGACTGGTCGTGCCCCGACTGCGGGGCCGCCAAGGCGGACTTCGACATGGTCGAGGTCAGCCGGGCGTGA
- a CDS encoding NAD(P)/FAD-dependent oxidoreductase has translation MSALSNLSTELSTVVIVGSGIAGASAAQTLRSEGFSGRVVLIGDEPAPPYRRPTVSKDFLSGATAAEKTALKPDSFWKERDIELITGATAVELDTRRKLLTLSSGVTLSYSALLLATGGRARKLEGVSGAHVFTLRSMADADSLRESIRRTGSLLVIGGGLIGCEVAATARSLGAEVTVLERDPSLLSRIVPPEISTMIASLHSENGVDVRTDVALSSLDVSDDGSARATADDGRSWSAGTVLVSVGTVPEVTLAVAAGLRVHNGITVDGQFRTSADGVYAAGDAANIPGARDSERYRSEHWNGAQAQGIAAAHSILGEPMPFTDVPWGWSTQYGHNVQFAGATRFDDDYVIRGSIDDRDFTAVAVRGSTPVGVIAVGRPKDLRTARTMIARGGTVDRAALADESVALTDVLAGEREGRVAAAR, from the coding sequence GTGAGCGCACTGTCGAACCTTTCCACGGAACTGTCGACGGTGGTCATCGTCGGGTCCGGTATCGCAGGAGCGAGCGCCGCACAGACGCTCCGGTCGGAAGGCTTCAGCGGGCGCGTCGTCCTGATCGGAGACGAACCCGCACCGCCGTATCGGCGGCCGACGGTGTCGAAGGACTTCCTGTCGGGTGCCACGGCCGCGGAGAAGACCGCGCTGAAACCGGACTCTTTCTGGAAGGAAAGAGATATCGAATTGATCACCGGTGCAACGGCAGTCGAACTCGACACCCGGCGGAAGTTGCTGACGCTCTCGTCCGGAGTAACACTGTCGTACAGTGCCCTGCTGCTCGCGACCGGCGGCCGGGCCCGGAAACTCGAGGGTGTCTCCGGTGCGCACGTGTTCACTCTGCGGTCGATGGCCGATGCCGATTCCCTTCGCGAGTCGATTCGGCGCACCGGTTCCCTGCTCGTGATCGGCGGAGGTCTCATCGGATGTGAGGTCGCGGCCACGGCGCGGTCGCTCGGCGCGGAGGTCACCGTCCTCGAACGAGACCCGTCGCTCCTCAGTCGAATTGTGCCCCCGGAAATCTCGACGATGATCGCGTCGCTGCACTCCGAGAACGGCGTCGACGTCCGCACGGATGTCGCCCTGTCCTCGCTCGACGTGAGCGACGACGGCTCCGCCCGCGCCACCGCGGACGACGGTCGAAGTTGGAGTGCCGGCACCGTCCTCGTGTCGGTCGGAACGGTCCCCGAGGTCACGCTCGCGGTCGCGGCGGGACTGCGCGTGCACAACGGCATCACCGTCGACGGGCAGTTTCGCACCTCGGCCGACGGCGTCTACGCGGCCGGAGACGCGGCCAACATCCCCGGTGCGCGTGACTCCGAGCGATACCGTTCCGAACATTGGAACGGCGCTCAGGCGCAGGGGATTGCCGCCGCGCACTCCATCCTCGGAGAGCCCATGCCGTTCACCGACGTTCCGTGGGGGTGGTCCACGCAGTACGGCCACAACGTGCAGTTCGCCGGCGCGACCCGTTTCGACGACGACTACGTGATCCGCGGTTCGATCGACGATCGCGATTTCACAGCGGTCGCGGTCCGTGGGAGCACGCCGGTCGGGGTCATCGCCGTGGGCCGCCCGAAAGACCTCCGAACCGCGCGCACGATGATCGCCCGGGGCGGCACAGTCGACCGCGCCGCGCTGGCGGACGAGTCGGTTGCTCTGACCGACGTGCTCGCCGGCGAGCGGGAAGGTCGGGTCGCGGCCGCCCGCTAG
- a CDS encoding TetR family transcriptional regulator yields the protein MSADDRTERQSRYRLAATSLMRETTLDALRELLLERPWPTITMTDVAVAAGLSRQTIYKEFRSRRGLAEGYALRLTDSLVTVIESALYENPGDATTALREGYATFFELSGADPLVMSLHQGKAPEDLLRLITTDSNIIIRPAAERLAQTLQRSWVNSSPDDADIIAHAIVRLALSFIANPPEDTAAASANTARLFAPFVAAPPPVSTY from the coding sequence ATGTCCGCAGACGACCGCACCGAGCGACAGAGTCGATACCGGCTGGCCGCGACGTCGCTGATGCGGGAGACAACCCTCGATGCGCTTCGGGAACTGCTGCTCGAACGTCCCTGGCCGACAATCACCATGACCGACGTCGCGGTCGCCGCGGGGCTGAGCAGGCAGACGATCTACAAAGAGTTCCGATCGCGGCGCGGGTTGGCGGAGGGGTACGCACTTCGGCTGACCGACAGCCTCGTCACCGTCATCGAATCCGCTCTGTACGAGAACCCCGGCGACGCGACAACTGCTCTGCGGGAAGGTTATGCGACGTTCTTCGAACTCAGCGGAGCCGATCCCCTGGTGATGTCGCTGCACCAGGGGAAGGCACCCGAGGATCTGCTGCGCCTGATCACGACGGACAGCAACATCATCATCCGCCCCGCGGCCGAACGGCTGGCACAGACGTTGCAACGGTCGTGGGTGAACTCGTCCCCGGACGACGCGGACATCATCGCGCACGCCATCGTCCGGCTCGCCTTGAGTTTCATCGCCAACCCACCCGAGGACACCGCGGCGGCGTCGGCGAACACCGCCCGGCTGTTCGCCCCGTTCGTTGCGGCTCCGCCACCCGTGAGTACTTATTAA